Part of the Flavobacterium sp. MDT1-60 genome, TGTAGATTGACATTTGTCGTATTGATTTTAAATCTAAATTTAAGCTTTTAAAATATATTGTTTCTTATAGGATTACTTCTTTAAGTTACATCATTACCAAATTATTTTTTATTGTTATACTTTTTTGAATATGAAAAAAATTAAAAAAATCCTGTTGGTTTTAGTAATCATAATTGTTCTTGTGGGAATTGGTTTATGTGCTTATATTTTTCATTTGAAGCCTAAATACGAAGGTGAAGTTCAGCTGAAAAATCTGCAGAAGGAAACGACAGTTTATTTTGATGATTTTGGTGTTCCTCATATTTATGCCGATTCTGAAAAAGATGCGATGACAGCGCTGGGTTATGTACACGCACAGGAAAGATTATGGCAAATGGAATTGCTACGCAGAATTGCGCCAGGACGTTTGTCTGAAATATTCGGATCAGTAGCACTTAAAAATGATATGTTTTTCTCCGGAATTGGTGTCGAAGAAGCATCGGCGAAAGCCATTGCCAAATTAGACAAAAACAGTCCAAGCTATCAATTGACCATGGCCTATCTGGATGGAATAAATCAATATTTGGATGAAGGAGTAACACCAATTGAATTTACTTTGGTGGGAGTAAAAAAGGAAAAATTTACCATAAAAGATGTTTATAATATTTTTGGATATATGTCTTTCAGTTTTGCGATGGCTCAAAAAACAGACCCGTTATTGACTGATCTTCGTTCCAAATACGGAGCTGCATATGTGAAAGAGTTAGGAATTGAAGGAGAATTTAATACAACTAAAATTAGAAACTCAAAAGAGAATTTAGAAGAGTATAGCGAGATCTCAAAATCTGTAGCGAGTTTGCTGGATAAATCTCCAATTCCGCCATTTGTTGGTAGTAATAGTTGGGTTGTTGGACCCAATAGAACCAAAAACGGTAAAGTTATTTTTGCAAACGATCCGCATATCGGATTTTCGCAACCTGCCACCTGGTATGAAGCACATTTAGTAACGCCGGATCATGAATTGTATGGTTGTTATTTGGCCGGAACTCCGTTCCCATTACTGGCACACAACCGCAATTATGCCTACGGCTTGACCATGTTCGAAAATGATGATATCGATTTTTATCAGGAAACAAATAAAGCTGATGATGCAAATCAATATCAGACACCAACGGGATTTGCAACTTATGAGTCCAGGAAAAAAACAATTAAAATAAAAGATACATCAGATGTAGTTTTGACAGTTAAATCAAGTCGACACGGGCCAATTATGAGCGATTTGTTAGCAAATCTGAAAAGTAAAAAGCCAATCGCCATGTCGTGGATTTATACGCAACAACCTATTCAAATTTTAGATGCGGTCTATGGACTTTCGCATGCAAAAAGTAAAGACGATTTTAGAAAAGCAGTACAATTGGTTGCCGCTCCGGGATTAAATGTAATGTATGGCGATGCCAAAGGAAATGTGGCCTGGTGGGCGACAGGAACGCTTTATAAACATAATAAAGGAGTGAATTCTTTTTTTATCTTAGATGGCGCCAGCGGAAAAGATGATATAACAGAATATTTAGATTTTACTAAAAATCCATCGGCTGAAAATCCGAAATGGGGTTATGTATATTCAGCTAATAATCAACCGGAAGCGATTGATGGTTATTTGTATCCGGGTTATTATTTACCGGAAGACAGAGCCAAAAGAATTTCAGGTTTAATGAATGCAAAATCAGATTGGGACAAAGAAGCCATCAGCAAAATGATTTTTGATAATACCTCTTCGGTTGCGACTGGAGTTGTTCAGAATTTAATTGCAAATCTGGATAAGAATAAGATTTCAGCTGAAGAAAAAGAAGTACTGAATGTTTTGAAATCATGGAAAGGAACAACGAATTTAGAAGATGTAGCCCCAACGATTTACAACAAATGGATTTATTTGTATTTGAAAAACACCTTTGAAGATGAAATGGGCAAAGAAGCTTTTACTATTTTTCTTGGAACGCATTTAGGAAAACAAATTATTGCTCGACAAATTGTTAATGAAAATTCAGTTTGGTGGGATAACGTCAAGACTAAAAATGTAAAAGAAACCAGAAGTGAAATTGTTTCAAAATCGTTTCATGATGCCGTTTCGCAACTTACGGCACAATTAGGCAATACTATTGGAGATTGGAATTGGGGGAAAGTACACACCGTTGAACACGAACATCCGCTTGGAAAAGTAGCTGCTCTGCGTAAATTATTCAACGTAGGACCTTTTGCTGCACCCGGATCAAATGAAGTAATTAATAACCAGTTTTTTGGTTTTAATGATGAAGGAAAATATTATGTAAAAGGTGGGCCGTCAACAAGAAGGGTAGTAGATTTCTCTGATATTGAAAATAGTTGGAGCATTATTCCAACCGGACAATCCGGAAATCCATTTAGCGAGCATTACAACGATCAGGCAGAAATGTTTAACGCTGGTAAATTCAGGAAAATGAAACTGAATAAAGAGGAGATTATAAAAACGTCAACAAAACTGCTATTGAAACCAAAAAAATAAAAAAGTTTCAAGTTTAAGGCAAAGGTTCAAAGGTTTTAAACCTTTGAACCTTTGCCTTTGCAATTTTGAACCTTTATTTAGATATATACTTTCCTTTCACAATATCAGTAGCAAAAATATTCAGGTTATTAATTAGTGCTTTATTAGTCGTCATAATATTGGTGGATTGATATGCAGTATCTTTTTCATAAGCCTTTAATAACGTCTCTAGTTCTACTTCATCATAAAAAGCAAACACGTTATAGATAGCATCCCTAAAGTTTTTGTAATTAATACTTTCTGTAATTTCCATTGTTTTTTGTTCGTTCCAGCCTTCTTTGGCAGAAGCCTCATTTATTTTGGTTAAACAATAATCAACAACATAAGTCTTGTAATGAGCTGCTTCGATAATTTTGTCGACTATAATTTTATTTTGTTGAGTCGGCATTGCCGGAGGCGGAGGGTTGGTTTGAGAAATAGAAATCGTTGGAATAAAAAGACATAGCAAGAAAGCTAAAAAGGCGAACTTTTTTAAATTTTTCATAGGTTATTTTAATGTTTTTGGGTACGGCTAAAATAGTATTTTTTATGACAAATTATGGAATTTGAATGTTAGAAATTGTAACAAAAAAAACTTCGATAATACCTTTTTTAAATCGGTACTATCGAAGTTGCCTTGTAATTTTTTAAGATTATTTTTTTAAAATTCCTTCTAAAGCTTTTTTTCCACTTTCGTTCTTTGGATCCAGTTCAATAGATTTGGTGTAATTTGCAATAGCAAGATTTTTATCTCCATCGGCTAAATAAGCTTCGCCAAGACTGTCGTAAACATTTCCTGATTTAGGAAAGTTTTCTACATTAATTTTAAAAGCTTCAATGGCTTCTTTCTTTTTGCCACTTTGCAATAATTGATACCCAATACTATTCATATCCTCTTCTTTAATGCGATAAGTTGGATCGTTTTTTAATTTTTTATAACGCTCTGTACCAGCAATTGCACCCTTTTCTGAATATACATCCAAAAGTTCAAGTGCCAATGATTTTTTAGGTTCATTAAAAGGCTGATTGTATAAAATAGCTCTGATTCCCTCGTTGATTTCACCTAAAATTGTACCGCCAGTATTATTTAATAAGACTACTAAGTTCTTATCTGCAGGAACTCGCGAAATAACAGTATTAAATCCGTTGATGCCTCCTCCGTGTTCAATAATTTTCAATTTAGCTTTGTTTCCGTTTGGAGCTTCTTCTAAAAACCAGCCATATCCATAAGCACTATCGCCAAATTTAATATAAGGCTTGAACAACGATTCCATTGACTTTGCAGAAAGTAATTTATTGGTATAGAGTGCCTGATCCCATAAATACAAATCTTCTACAGTAGAATACAATGATCCTGCTGCATAAGGAATACTCATATCAAGATAAGGAGAATTTCGAATTATTTTGCCTTGTTTTTCATAACCAGAAGCTCGGTTTTTAAGAATAATCTCAAAATGATCGTATCCTGTATTGACCATTTTTAAAGGCGTAAGAATTACTTCCTGCAAATATTGCTCATAGGTTTTGCCTGAAACTTTTTCAATGATATAACCCAATAAAAAATATCCGGAGTTGCTGTAATTAAATTTTTCGCCTGGCGTAAATTCAAGTGGTAGACTTGAAAATGTCTTTACAAATTCTTCAGGAGAATAAGGATTTCTGCTTTTCTCTTTAAAGAAATTGGGAGCCGAAGTATAATTCGGAATTCCGGAAGTATGCGTTAGCAAATGATGAATGGTTATTTTATCTCCGTTTGCTTTTGGATAATCCGGCAAATAAGTGGTTATCGGAACATCAAGTTTTAGTTTTCCATCTTCAGCCAGTTTAACAAGCAAGAAAGCCGTAAATTGTTTGCTAATTGAACCTAATCTGAATTTAGTGTCGGGCTGGTTTGGAATATTCCACTCCATATTAGCAGAACCGTATCCTTTCTTGAAAATAACTTTTCCATTTTCTGAAACAAGCGCAGATCCGTTAAATTGCCCGTATTCGTTGTATTTGCTTAAGAGCTGGTCGATTTTTTTTGCTTTGTCTTGCGCGGCAACATGAAAGGTAAACAGTTGTGCCAAAATGCAGACTGCAAATAGTTTGATTGATTTATTCATGTGATTGATGATTATTGATTAAGGTTAATGATTCGTTGTTTGATTTTTTTGATTGATGATTGAAACTGTTTAATCATCTGGAATTTAATTTGTTATACGAATGTACAAATTAAAATGGATGATGATGTTTGCGTTTGATTCTTGTTAGACGATTCAAATGCGATTTGGTTTCATGAACAACCAATTTTTTTCTATTTTTTTTTAAAGTGATAAAACGACATAAAAAAAGAGCTATTTTTTAATAGCTCTATGTTCATAACTAACAATTCTTTTTAATACCCAATTTTTATCTTTTCTTTCCCAAATATGAACGAATTTTCCGGTTCCTGTGGGCTTTCCATTAACATAGAAAGTGTGTTCGCCAATTTGCACGGCCCCAAAATCACCTAATTTATCAATGGTACAGGAATTTAATTTTCGGGTCAGTTTCTCAGATCTTCCACATTTATCAAGTAATGATTTTATTTCATTTCCTTTCGAGGTGTTTAAGCCGGAACGATCATCGTAAAATTCGATATCATCAGCTATTATTTTTTTGAAAAGTGCTGCATCACATTGATTAAAAGAAACATCAAATAATAAACTGTCCATCTTAATGATTTCTGTTTTTAAAACATCCATTTTTAAAACATCACTATTGGTCTGCGCTTTTACTTCCCTGCTTAAAAAAAGCATGAAAAGAACTAATATATTCATCATTGGTTCCATAGTTTTGATTTTTCTGCTATTCATTATTTCGTTTCAATATCAATCAGCTTTTGCCCGTTTTCTCCAAGATAATTCAAAAGAAGTTTTTCATAAACCTTGTAGCCGTCATCTACATTGGTAAAAATAACTAAGCCTTGTTTTGTTTTTGGAAGAAGAAAAAATAACGTCTGTACGCCTTGATCTGCGCCACCGTGCGACAAAGCATAATTGTCATTTCCTAAATCATAGATTTCAAAACCCAAACCAAAGTATTTGTCTTTTTTCTTTTGGGCCACCTGATGCGAATTCATCTCCTCAAAGACCTTTTTGGTCAAACCGTCACCGTTCATCACACTGCATAAAAAAGTGCCGTAATCCTGAATGGTGGTTAATAAATCATCGGCCGCATTTGCGGTTTTATTTTTAACAGGTTCGTAAGTATTTCCTTTATTGTCATAGTTTATAGCATATCTCGAAGTATCGGTTATGTCGTTCCAGGTAAATTTAGTATCATTCATTTTTAGCGGTTTAAAAATTAATTCATCCGCTAATTGATCAAGTGTTTTGTGGAATCTCTTTTCTAGCGCTTTTTTCAAGTACTCAATTCCTTCTCCCGAATACGAATATTGAGTTCCGGGTTTAAATTTGAAATCTAGTTTTTTAGATTCGTTCATATATCTCCAGTTCGGGAAACCAGTTTGATGACTTAAAATGATTCTTGTAGTTAATAATTTATGATTGGGATCATCAGCAATATCCGGATCGATCCAGTATTTATCTAGAGGTTCATCTAAATTCCATTTTCCCTGACTAACTAATTTCAAAGCCACGATTGTGGTTACGGGTTTGGTTAAGGATGCTACATTCCAAATAGTATTATATGGCGCTGTAACGCCTTTTTTAAGTTCGCCAAATACTTTTATTTCCTGAAGTTTTCCGTTGTTGATAATGCCAATTCCAAGAGTTGGAACATTGTTTTGTTTCAGCCATTTTTCAATTTCCTCGTTATTGTCAAAAATAGTTGATTTGGTTCCGGCTGTACTGGTCGATTGATGATCGTAACTAAAAGATCGTCTTAATTTCCAAACGCCATTTTCTAATAGCCAAACATGAGTAAATTTGGCTGTACTGCCAAAATGCTCTTTTGCATCTGCAAGGGATTCATTTTTTTCAACTGATTTTTCATAAAATTGATGAATGCCCATTTGCATCGCACCGTATAAAATACCTTTTTTGTATAAAGGATAGATCTCGGTACTATTAGGTACCAAATATCTTCTGGACTTATAAGTATCGGTCGAACGACACAAACCTTTTTTAAGATTTTTTAGAAATAGCGCTTTGTCTGAAATGCTGTCTTTGTCGTGATAAAATTCAAAATCGTCAGCTAATAAGTTTTCAAAGTGGGAGATGTCGCAAGTATTAAAGCCAACATTAAACAGAAGGCTGTCTTTAGCCATAATAGTTTTGTATAATGTGGAGTTTTTCTCTTCCTGGGAAAATCCGAAATGGATTTGGAAGAATAGAAATCCAATTAAAATAATTTTTAAATGGGAAATTAAGTTGTTGATTTTCATCTGTGATTGATTATTGATTAATGATTTTGCAAAATTAAATCAATCATCGATCGCAAAATTGTAAAAATGCGAAATCTTATCTTTTTTTGGAAAGAAAATACGAACTTGAATTGAACATTTTTGGAGTTGTTTTGGTCACATCTTTAAATTGTTTTATAAAATGCGACTGATCAAAATATTGATTGTAAAGCGCGACATCAGTCAGTTTTAGTTTTTCTAAATCAGAATTCACCATTTGATCGACTGATTTTCTGAATTTCAGAATCTGAATGTGTTTTTTAATCGTAAGTCCGGTTGCTGATTTGAATTTAATTTGAAGCATTCGTTGAGAAGCATTTAAACTTTTCCCAATTTCAGAAACTGTAATTTCTTCATGATGCTGTTTGATGATTTCGCAGATTTTTTCGATTGTATTTTTTGTTAAATGCGCCGAATTTAATTCTTCAAAATAAGTATTAATGATATTTAATAAAAAGGAAATATCGCTATTTAAACTAGAATCAATTTTAGTTTTAAAAGGCAATTCAGTTTCATCAATTTTGATAATAGAATCGATAAAATTATTCAAATCATAATTCGGAAAGAAGGAAAGCGTCCAGGCATGTAATTGAATAATGGTAACTTTAGTTTTCGGCTGAATATTAACCAAAACTTTGTTGGTCATTTGCGAACAAAAGTAAAACCCTTCGTTCATTACATATTTGTTTTTGCTTGTATGAACTTCTATCGCATTTCCGCTTACAAGGGCGAGATTAAAACAGCCATTAGGTAAAACAAGTTTGTTTTCGATCAGGCTTTCGCCGATGCTGTTGTCGAGACACCAAATCTTATTCACGAACCGTTCGCAAATTTTGCTGACATAATGTTCGGAATATAGGTTCATTTACGGAATTATGTTAGAGAATTTTTTCTGGTTTTTGAAGTAAAATTTCTACGCTAAATTACCATTTTTTAGATTACAATAATTCAATGTGTTTTTTTAGTCAAATTCAGAAAAATAATCTCGTTTAGTAGTTTCCCAGTCCTCCAAAATTATGCTATAATAAACATCATCTTTACTCTTTCCTTCAGAATCAACATAATTATTTCTAAAGATACCTTCTTTTACAGTACCCAATTTTTCAATCGCTTTTTGTGACTTCTTGTTTTCCAAATCAGCACTAAATTGTATTCTTCTGAATTGAATATTTTCGAAACCAAAATTTAATAACTCATATTTACAGGCTTTGTTTAAACCTGTTCCCTGAAATGCTTTTCCATACCAGGTCCAGCCAATTTCGCATTTTTGACTGGCATGATTTAAGTATCCATATCTTGTACTTCCGGCAACTTTATTTGTGGCTTTATCAATAATTAGAAATGGATAACAAATCCCGTCTGCTTTTTGTTTTAAGGTATTTTGAATGTAGTTTTCGAAGTCATTTTTGGTTCGCAAATACATTCCCATATATTTCCAGATTTCATCATCAAAAATGATTTCTTTGAGTTCGATGTTTCTTTCGTTTTCAAAAGGGATTAATAATACTTTTTCGTTTTCTAAAATGATGTTTGATTGTAATAATTCGCTATTCATTGGTTTTAGGTTTTGCCACAAAGTCACAAAGACACAAAGTTTTTTTTCACGCAGATCGGGCAGATTTTTTTTAATCCTTTAATCTGTGGCTATTAAAAAAATTGCGCTTTTGCTGTCTTTGCGAGATTATTTCTTCAGCTAAAGTAGTCCTTTTCATATTTCTAATAAATCATTAAAAACGGGATTTTGTTATGAAAACGA contains:
- a CDS encoding penicillin acylase family protein, with the protein product MKKIKKILLVLVIIIVLVGIGLCAYIFHLKPKYEGEVQLKNLQKETTVYFDDFGVPHIYADSEKDAMTALGYVHAQERLWQMELLRRIAPGRLSEIFGSVALKNDMFFSGIGVEEASAKAIAKLDKNSPSYQLTMAYLDGINQYLDEGVTPIEFTLVGVKKEKFTIKDVYNIFGYMSFSFAMAQKTDPLLTDLRSKYGAAYVKELGIEGEFNTTKIRNSKENLEEYSEISKSVASLLDKSPIPPFVGSNSWVVGPNRTKNGKVIFANDPHIGFSQPATWYEAHLVTPDHELYGCYLAGTPFPLLAHNRNYAYGLTMFENDDIDFYQETNKADDANQYQTPTGFATYESRKKTIKIKDTSDVVLTVKSSRHGPIMSDLLANLKSKKPIAMSWIYTQQPIQILDAVYGLSHAKSKDDFRKAVQLVAAPGLNVMYGDAKGNVAWWATGTLYKHNKGVNSFFILDGASGKDDITEYLDFTKNPSAENPKWGYVYSANNQPEAIDGYLYPGYYLPEDRAKRISGLMNAKSDWDKEAISKMIFDNTSSVATGVVQNLIANLDKNKISAEEKEVLNVLKSWKGTTNLEDVAPTIYNKWIYLYLKNTFEDEMGKEAFTIFLGTHLGKQIIARQIVNENSVWWDNVKTKNVKETRSEIVSKSFHDAVSQLTAQLGNTIGDWNWGKVHTVEHEHPLGKVAALRKLFNVGPFAAPGSNEVINNQFFGFNDEGKYYVKGGPSTRRVVDFSDIENSWSIIPTGQSGNPFSEHYNDQAEMFNAGKFRKMKLNKEEIIKTSTKLLLKPKK
- a CDS encoding GNAT family N-acetyltransferase, with amino-acid sequence MNSELLQSNIILENEKVLLIPFENERNIELKEIIFDDEIWKYMGMYLRTKNDFENYIQNTLKQKADGICYPFLIIDKATNKVAGSTRYGYLNHASQKCEIGWTWYGKAFQGTGLNKACKYELLNFGFENIQFRRIQFSADLENKKSQKAIEKLGTVKEGIFRNNYVDSEGKSKDDVYYSIILEDWETTKRDYFSEFD
- a CDS encoding serine hydrolase; this translates as MKINNLISHLKIILIGFLFFQIHFGFSQEEKNSTLYKTIMAKDSLLFNVGFNTCDISHFENLLADDFEFYHDKDSISDKALFLKNLKKGLCRSTDTYKSRRYLVPNSTEIYPLYKKGILYGAMQMGIHQFYEKSVEKNESLADAKEHFGSTAKFTHVWLLENGVWKLRRSFSYDHQSTSTAGTKSTIFDNNEEIEKWLKQNNVPTLGIGIINNGKLQEIKVFGELKKGVTAPYNTIWNVASLTKPVTTIVALKLVSQGKWNLDEPLDKYWIDPDIADDPNHKLLTTRIILSHQTGFPNWRYMNESKKLDFKFKPGTQYSYSGEGIEYLKKALEKRFHKTLDQLADELIFKPLKMNDTKFTWNDITDTSRYAINYDNKGNTYEPVKNKTANAADDLLTTIQDYGTFLCSVMNGDGLTKKVFEEMNSHQVAQKKKDKYFGLGFEIYDLGNDNYALSHGGADQGVQTLFFLLPKTKQGLVIFTNVDDGYKVYEKLLLNYLGENGQKLIDIETK
- a CDS encoding nuclear transport factor 2 family protein → MMNILVLFMLFLSREVKAQTNSDVLKMDVLKTEIIKMDSLLFDVSFNQCDAALFKKIIADDIEFYDDRSGLNTSKGNEIKSLLDKCGRSEKLTRKLNSCTIDKLGDFGAVQIGEHTFYVNGKPTGTGKFVHIWERKDKNWVLKRIVSYEHRAIKK
- a CDS encoding AraC family transcriptional regulator, which encodes MNLYSEHYVSKICERFVNKIWCLDNSIGESLIENKLVLPNGCFNLALVSGNAIEVHTSKNKYVMNEGFYFCSQMTNKVLVNIQPKTKVTIIQLHAWTLSFFPNYDLNNFIDSIIKIDETELPFKTKIDSSLNSDISFLLNIINTYFEELNSAHLTKNTIEKICEIIKQHHEEITVSEIGKSLNASQRMLQIKFKSATGLTIKKHIQILKFRKSVDQMVNSDLEKLKLTDVALYNQYFDQSHFIKQFKDVTKTTPKMFNSSSYFLSKKR
- a CDS encoding serine hydrolase, giving the protein MNKSIKLFAVCILAQLFTFHVAAQDKAKKIDQLLSKYNEYGQFNGSALVSENGKVIFKKGYGSANMEWNIPNQPDTKFRLGSISKQFTAFLLVKLAEDGKLKLDVPITTYLPDYPKANGDKITIHHLLTHTSGIPNYTSAPNFFKEKSRNPYSPEEFVKTFSSLPLEFTPGEKFNYSNSGYFLLGYIIEKVSGKTYEQYLQEVILTPLKMVNTGYDHFEIILKNRASGYEKQGKIIRNSPYLDMSIPYAAGSLYSTVEDLYLWDQALYTNKLLSAKSMESLFKPYIKFGDSAYGYGWFLEEAPNGNKAKLKIIEHGGGINGFNTVISRVPADKNLVVLLNNTGGTILGEINEGIRAILYNQPFNEPKKSLALELLDVYSEKGAIAGTERYKKLKNDPTYRIKEEDMNSIGYQLLQSGKKKEAIEAFKINVENFPKSGNVYDSLGEAYLADGDKNLAIANYTKSIELDPKNESGKKALEGILKK